GGAAATATCCATTTGTATCATTTGTGTATCCGCCAACAAGATTACCATTATCGTACAACTTGCCATTCTCAGCAAAGGACGTATCGGTTTCCATGGCTGGAGACGTATGGTTCGGTGCAAAGTCAATTACGATCTTGATGCCTTTGGCATGAGCGGTTGTAATCAGATTTTGAAAGTCAGCCATCGTTCCAAAATACGGATTGGTCTTCTTGAAATCACGTGCCCAGTAGCCATGATACGCTGTGTTGATTACGCCGCCATAATTGATCGTGGCGAAGATATTCTCAACCGGCTGGGAAATCCACAATGCCGTAACGCCCAGATCACTGAAATAGTTATCGTTGATTTTGTTGATGAGGCCCTGCCAGTCGCCTCCGCAATACAACTTAAGGTTACTACAAGTGGCATCGTAGGCAGCTCCGGTGGGATTGTTGGAAGGATTGCCGTCCAGGAAGCGGTCGGTAAAGATCTGATAGATGACGTCTGTACTAAAGTTCTGCTTGTTGGTAACTGCGGTATCCGCATCGGCATAGATCGCGGAAGCAGGCAGATAGGGGAGTGCGCCTCCTGCAAGTAAACTGAGTGTCAGAGTTGTGCTGAGGAGTACGCGTTTGGCCATTTGAAACATAGTAATCCACCCTTCTCGTGAATGTAGTAGTTTAAATAAACAACCAACCTGGCTCTTGAATAATAGCGCTTTCAATACAACGGAATGATACGCAGTGGATTGAAGACTTCCCTCCTTTTGACACGCCAACAACCCCGGCATCTCCTTCGGGAGTTACCGGGGTTGTCCTAAACCGCTCTGGTTTAAAAGCATGGCCCTCGAGTTATGATCACAACGTTATCGTAAGAAATATTGGATCTTATGTCAATAACTTTTTTGAGAGCATTTATTTTCTATTTTTATGTTTACAAAAGCACGTTCGCGCATTAAACTATTCGCAGATTCACAATATAAGGGCTATGTATCCCGGGACACTTATGTGTGTTCTGGGACAACCCCGTCTCTTCTGAGGCGGGGTTATTTGTATTATGCAGTCGAATCGGGAGAAGAGAGGCGGTTGATGATCGTTGAGTACCCATTCTGTCATCGAATGTTTGGAAGGCATTCAGGCGTCACGGCTGGGCAATATCCGCAACATTTTTGTGTATCTCCCGCCCGGTTACCATGAGCAGACAGCTCGGCATTATCCAGTTCTGTACGTTCATGCAGGGCAGCGGGCTTTTGGTCCATCCGGGCCAGGCAATGAAACATGGAATATGGATCAGGCAGCAGACGGTCTTATTTCTTCCGGGCAGATTGAATCACTGATAATTGTCGGCATTACGCATGTCCGTCCAGTCACACACAACGAATTCTATCACTTCATCGCACCAGAGAGAGAGGCCGTGAGTGTGGGTTGCTCAGGCATCGCCTATGAGCATTTTATTATTCATGAACTCAAGCCGATCATCGATCATCGGTACCGGACGTTGCCGGACAAGTCCAATACAGGGCTATTGGGTTCATCTGCCGCGGCACTTTGTACGTTGCACATGGGGATGCGAAATCCGGATGTTTTCGGAAAACTGATCATGATGTCGCCATTCTATGTGGATGTGCAGCTGGACGAAACATCGGAAAGCGGGCTGTTGGAAGAAAACATGTATCGCTTGCCAGAAGAGGTACCCGACGTTCGGATGTGGATGGATATTGGAGACACGGAAGGTCTGTTTCTGCCTTCCCAGGTCAGAAGGGTAGCTCATCAATTACTTGAACGCGGAGTCAGATCGGATGAGGAATTGGCATTTCTGGAACAGCCGGGTGCCTGTCATCAGGAAGGTGACTGGGGAGCACGCGTTCATCTCCCGTTACTATACATGTTCGGCCACGTTGGTAAACCCACCTCGCTCAAACTGCTTGGCAGGGATGACATCGGACTACAGGGTGGAATGACCGTGTGTATCAATGCACAAATGCACTACGAGAGCGGATGGGTTCAGAGTCTGTTGGGTGGGACTTATACGTCAAGTGACCCGGATGTAATCCAGGTTCGTTCGAGTGGAGAACTGGTGCCTGTCGGTATTGGAAGTGCATCCATCACGCTGACTATGGGGGGACTGTCTGCTACACGCATCTACACTGTCGTTCCTGAATTGTCCACTCATGTGGAGGTCTGTATTCATGCAGAGGTAGCCTCGGAGGAAGGGCAGGAGGAAACGATATATGGTGGGATGGGCATGAAGCTTGTCCGTTCCGGTATAGGTCGATATGAAGGTTGTTACCGAGTTCCGCGTGATAGTGGATTTTCCTTCCGGTTTACTCGCGGTTTCCGTCGTTTCGAGACCGATGTGGATGGCAAACCTGTTGCCAATCGGGTATTTCGAGCGACAGATGATATGTCTGTGCATTATCTAATCCAATCCTGGGGCAGTACGTCGGCCAAAACGGGAACAGGAGGCCCAAAATGATTATTCCTTCATTCGCTCCAGTGCTGGACATTCCCTATTATTATCCCTGCAATTTTCCTCTGATTCATGAAGTGCTCCATCAGCAAGGATCCACCACAAGTCTTGCACTGCTGGCGGCAAGTCGGTTGTACAGCCTTCCATCGTGCGGGGATAACGGACTGGTGAAGCCTTATTTTCACAAACTGGATTATGTAGAGCCGATCTGGGAGATGTATGGTCAGCGGGAGCTGGACAGCTTCGAGGAAGGCAAGGCGCAGATCAGGCAGCATATCGGCGAAGGTGGGCTTTTTTTGGCTACAGGAACCAGTTATCATCTGCCTTATTGTTTGGATTATCATAATCCCGAATACATTCGCAAACACGTGAAGCAAGGCTCCCGAATGCATCTGGTAGATCATTGGATTGCCGTGTATGGTCTGGAAGATGAGCATGTGCACGTCTATGATCCCGTGCCCTCCAAGTACAAGGGGAAGGTTACTCAAAAGGCCTTTCATGATTTCTGGAAAGGGAACCAATGCATACCCGAGCTTGCTCAGGCGAAGCGCAAAGAAGAACTCCGAACGTTTGGCACCATGGACATTCGGGCAACTGTGCAGCTGGACTCTGCCGGGTACCGAGACATGTTGACCCAGGCGTTAACAACGCAGATTGAAGAATTTCTGACGGGCCGGACGATTACACAAGGAGAGCGGAATTATTATTTTGGACATGCGGTGTCTCTGCAGCTCCTGGATACGTTACATGGGACGAAAGAAGGGGATCAAGCCAATGAAATGTTAATTTCGGGTCTGTTGTTCGATATGCGATGGAGCCGGTATTTTCTTCGAGATCTTCTTCAGGAGTCTGCTTTATGGCTAGGTTCTCCACTTGATCAATATGCAAGAAAATTCAGCGACATCATTGTACGGTGGGAGAAGGCCTACAACATGCTGCAGGTCAGCCGGATGAAGAACCGCGAGCACTGGAAAGTACAGCTGACAGGTGTCATTAAAATGTTGGTCACGGATGAATGGCACTGGTATGAGTCGCTTCGACAGTCCATGCCTCAGGCAAATTGCTTCCCGCGTCAGACCGTGCCAATGATTGAACAAAAACACAGGGAGGTTTTGCTTCGTATCGTGCTGGATAGTTGCCGGGAGTTAAATGCATACCATAATACATCGATTCCGCTTGGTGAAGGCGGTAACGCTCCACTATACGGACGAAATGGGCAACTGGATTCGCTGGAACTCGTGTCATTGCTTGCTGTGGTGGAGCAGGGAATCGAAGATCGTTGGGGTACGGGAATAGGAGCTGCTCTGGCGGAGATAGCCGCTGCTTCCATGCCGGAAAGTCCCTATCAGACGGTAGGATCACTTGTTGATTATCTCGCACAACAATATTCGCCTGCCAGTGAGGAGGAAGCAAAATGTTGAACCAATTCTTGCTTGAACGATTCGCGGAACAGGGACAGCATCCTGCACTGATCTGGAAGGATCAGGAGTACAGCTATCAGTGGCTGCTGGAACAGGTTGGCATCATGGGTGAGTGGATTATAGCAGAAGGGCTGACTGAGCAACTTGTAACACTGGAGGAAGACTATTCCCCATATGCAGCGGCAGCATTGGTTGCTTTGCTTGGACAAGGGTGTATCGTGCTCCCCATGGATCGATACCTGGTTGAAGCCAAACGACAGGAATACATCGAACTGGCACAGGTGAAATGGCGGTTGGGTGTTGAAGAAGGCAAGTTGTGCATTCGGCAAACGTGTGAATCTTCTGGAGAGGTTCCTGTGTTGTTATCCTCGCTGGCACAGGAGGGTGTAGGAGGCCTGGTACTCTTTTCATCCGGATCAACCGGAGTGAGTAAAGCGACTGTGCATCGTGCAGATCGGCTGTTACATCGTTTTCGGCGGCAGGTTCGGACCTTGCGAACGATTCCATTCATGATGTTTGATCATATCGGCGGTGTGAATACAATGCTGCAATCCCTGTCCAGTGGGGGATGTCTGTGTATCATTGCGGATCGATCTCCCGAAGAAGTGTGCCGGACGATTGAGAAGTTTCGTGTGCAGGCGCTGCCCGTCTCCCCAACATTCATGAATCTGTTGCTGCTCGGCAGAAACGATGAAGGGTATGACTTGTCCAGTCTCGAGGTTGTATCATACGGATCGGAAGTGATGCCTGAGTCCGTACTGGCAGCCTGGAACCGGAGATTTCCACAGATCAGGACGATACAGGCCTATGGCATGTCTGAACTTGGTATTCTGCCAACCCGCTCCAAAGAACCAGGTTCTCTGCTATTCTCCATTCAAGATGAAGAGGTTAAGTACCGGGTGGTGGAAGGAGAATTGCAGATTCATACAGCAACAGCGATGATCGGATATCTGAATGCACCATCACCCTTTACGGAGGATGGATGGCTGCGAACCGGAGATGAAGCTGTATTGGAGCAGGGGTACATTCGCATTTTGGGCCGCCGTTCGGAGATTATTAACATAGGGGGACGGAAGGTATATCCTGCCGAGGTCGAGGGTGTTCTGGAAGAGATGGAATGTATTGAAGCGGCGGTAGTTTCGGGAGAATCGAGTGGTATCACGGGTCAGAGAGTGAAAGTGACTATCCGGCTGGCTACAGAATGTACTCTAACCGATCTGCGGCGGTCCATCTGGGAATATTGTCGGGACAAGCTGCCTTCATACAAGATTCCGCAAAAAATCGTAATTACACAGGGAGAACTCGTAAGTTCGAGAATGAAGAAAATACGTAAACCGATGACTTCGACAACCTTCGCCTCGGCTGGGAAATAGGTCGCTGCCACCAATGAGTTTTATCTCAATTGAATCGCTACCGCTAACGAACCTCAAACGTCGTATTAAGGGGATAATCAAGAAAAGTAAAACCTAACGAATCTCAGTAACGTTATTGTATCGAAAACACGGCATCTGCTCTCGAAAATCGACTTATTGGACAAAATAAGCTCTCTCTGATTCGTTAGGCATTTAGCCCGCGTATAATGAAGCGAATAAAGTGTGCTGGGTTCGTTAGGATATGACGTATAAGATGCACAAGACATACAAGACGTATAAGATACAGAAGAGGCTGTCCCTGGTCGACAATATGACCTAGGAGACAGCCTCTTTGGAGTTATATTCCCTTGTTAGCTGTATTCGTATCAGGCCTCCGCAGGTTGTTTGACCTCCATTTGCAGTAAGGAGAAGCCGTAAGCTTCCAGATCGAGGGTCAGTTTATTTTGCCGGGATTCCACTTCGTTTGATGTGTACAGATTTCGCCAAACATTACGATCTGCCAGGGGGAGTTCAAGAGTACATGGCTCATCTCCCGCATTCAGCACAAGAAGTATGCGCTCACCCGTATGCGAATCCAATCGCTCGATGGCAAGACAAGGATCCCCGGCTTTTGCATATACAATCTTCAGTTCCGTGCTGCGCAGCGCCGGGTGCTGTTTGCGAAGGGCAATCGTATGGGTGAAGAATTCCAGAAGTTCACGGTTCTGCTTGGTTTCATCCCATTCCATACACTTGCGGCAACCTGGATCATATCCACCATCTAGCCCGACTTCGTCTCCATAATAGATACATGGCACACCTGGATACGTAAGCAGCAACGTAACGGCAAGTTTCATCTTGCGCTCGTCTCCATCACACAAGGTCAGCAGTCTGGGTGTATCATGACTACCGAGCAGATTGAAGGCAGTTTCAGTAACCGTTTGTGAATAGGCTGCAAGCAGTTTGCCGATCTCATTGGCAAATCCGAGTCCATCGAGTTTTCCGTTCACGGTGTAGTCCAATACCGAATTGGTAAACGGATAATTCATCACAGCATCGAATTGGTCTCCCTGAAGCCACATGAGCGAATCATGCCAGATCTCACCGAGCAAATAAGCATCAGGTTTGATAGCTTTTACCGTCTGACGGAATTCGCGCCAGAACTGATGATCCACTTCGTTGGCTACATCGAGCCTCCATCCGTCAATGTCCATCTCCTCGATCCAGAAGCGTCCTACCTCCAGCAGATATGCCTTCACGTCAGGGTGCTCCGTGTTCAGCTTTGGCATAAGCGGTTCAAAGGCAAAGGTATCATAAGTCGGAATGCCATCCTCCACACGTGGCGGCCAGTCTTTGATATAGAACCAGTCTGCGTAGGGGGAAGCAGCTCCATTCTTCATGACATCGACAAAAGGAGGGAACTCTCTGCCGGAATGATTGAATACCGCATCCAAAACGACACGTATGCCGCGCTGATGACAGGCCTCCACGAACGCCTTGAACTGTTCATTGGTTCCAAAGTGAGGATCAACCTTCATGTAATCGCCTGTATTGTATTTGTGATTCGTGGTGGCCTCGAACAGCGGACAGAAATAGATGGCATTGATGCCCAGCTGGCTGATATGATCCAGATGATCAAGCACACCTTGCAGGTCCCCGCCGAAGAAGTTCACAGGTGTGGGTTCCCCTCCCCAGGGTTCAGCATTGGTGGGACTGATAGATGGATCGCCATTGGCATAACGTTCAGGGAAAATCTGATAAAACACAGCGTCCTTAACCCAGGCAGGCGGTTCAAAAATGTCGACCGGATTCATAAATGGAAAATCAAAAAACTCCAGTGGATGATCAGGCAGGGCCTGCTCGAATCCGCGCTCCGTCATCCAGACCGATTCCTCTCCCTGAATCAATTGGAAGCCATACCGTAATCTGCGATAGGGAGGTGAAGTCTCGGCTTCCCAGTAGTCGAACATTTCATCCCGGGCAAAGATGCGCATGGGGGTGTGCGTAATCGTTCGATCCCAGGCATATTTATCCCCGGTGATAGCAATCACCGCATCCAGATCACCACGTTTGGAACGAAGCCGCAAATGCATGGTTGAGCGGTCATAAGCATAGGACCAATTGAGTTTGGGGCGATGGTAAATGGCTTCAAGAATCATGTAAATCACTCCTAGTTAGATGATGAGATTTCAGATCAATGCGGCCATAAACGCAAAAAAGGCACAACCTCAATTGTTCACGAGGTTGTACCTTTCGGCAGCATAGCCTTTTGATTATAGTGCTATTATACGAACTAACTCAGCAAAAGAAAACACTTTTCTTCCTTAAATTTCAAAAAAATTATTCGAAACGTAGGATCTTTTCACTTCATATCCCAGGTAAGGGGGGGGGGATGAGTATCTCCGCATACCTGAAGTTGCTGTTTTTTAAAAATCAAATCCAAGTTTATTGGCATAAGCAGACAGTTCTTTGTGAAACTTCTCGATATTTTTCTTGCCGGCATCAATTTTCGCATTGGCTTGTTTCAGGACAGCACTGTTTACCGTTGTTTTGGAGACCGCTTTTTTAGCGAGCTGGAATCCTTCCAGCTGTGTATAGCTACCTTTGATCAGGTTGGCATGGATTTTTTGCAATTCCGCATTTTGCGGTTTAATCAGCTTCAGCTTGGATACATATTTGGTGTAGTTAGGAACTGCTGTGTTGGTCAGTTTCAGATAAACGGACTTGCGATTGGATGATGTAATGTAAAATCCACCTCCCAAAGCATTGAAGGCTTTCTCCTCATATACCGACGCGGTATCCAACTGATCCAGGTAGTTCAGGAAATCTTCTTCTTCGACTGTAGGAATCGGTTCTTGTTCGGACGTATCAACTTCTTCATAGTATTCGTCTTCCGAATATGTAGTGGTTGAGTTATCCGCAGCTGCATAGGACCCTGCAGGTGCGAACACCCCGCCTAGCAAAACAAAACTCATAATGATTGATAATACCCATGATTTCTTCACGTGTTAATATCCCCTGTCTATAGATGTGATTTTATTCCAATGGATAATCTAACATAGTGCGACAAGAAATTACAGGAATTGTTTTACAGTAAAACCTTTGGTTGAATACATATGAATGAATAATGTTTCACCAGCAAAAAGGACATGCACTAGATGAAGCTAAAAGTAAGAAGAGAATTTTGTATGTTAAGTAAGAAGGAAAAAAAATACATATATGGTTGATGTGGAATTGGATTGTATCGTTGATTTCGGAGGTGATATGGTTTGAAGTAGAATGAAAATTTTTTCCAAATAAATGCTTGTATAATGATTTCATCTCTATTACAATTCAGTTGATAATGAGATTCAATATCATTTGTAGAAAAAAGGGAGACGGGTTACATCACATTGTGGCTGTTCACAACAAGTCCATCTACGCAGAAGGGAAACCGGAAGATCCCGTTACACAGGACATGGTCCAGAAGGTTTTCCAGATGGAGTTCCGGTCGGTCCACTGTCCGACCTGTCTCAATTTAAACCATTAAGTATTTCACTACGTGTTCCATGATTACTTCAATTGATTCGACGAATGATTCAAGCTATATCCCTATTTCTAACCCTCCTCGTCAACGCTTCTACGTTCAATGCAGATAACAGGAACAGGCAAACTCTTGGTTTTATCTGATCCAGAGATTGCCGCATTTTATTGTACCTGTTATTCGATGTAACAAAACCACGCCTACATAAACTCATGTTAAATTCAATCTTATTTTTCCTTAAAAGTTTATTATTGACAACAAAGAACGAATTGCCATAAAATAGATTTTGTATGATATTGATAATCATTATCAATATAAATCACAATAAATATTGATGAACGTATGAGCGAGTACCTTCATTCGATCGAGGAGGATTTTCAGTGTTTCCGAAAGGGATTCATAATCTGCAAAACCGACTCATTATAAGCAAAGCCAGGGAAATGGGGATCACCTGTGAGCCACTTCTCGAGGGATGCGAAGATTTTCTGAAGCTGTCTGTAGGGGACAAGCAGATCATCATTAACAAAACCAGATCCCATCGTCTGCCATTAATCGCCGGACTGCTCGCGAAGAACAAGCAGGCATGTAATATGCTGCTGCATGAACAGGGCATGCCTGTACCTTCCTTTATCGTAATCTCGGAGATGGGGAGTGATGCAGCAGATTTTCTGAATAGATACGGCTCCATTGTGGTGAAGCCGCTGGATGCGAGCAGCAGCGTGGGAGTAACGCTGGATGTGCGTACCGAAGAGGAACTGGAGGCAGCCATTCATCTTGCGAGTGTCCACGGTAGCAGTATTATGTTGCAGCAATATATAACCGGAATTGATTACAGAGTGTTAATCATTAACGGTGAAGTGGCGGCTGTAAATGAGTATCGACCTGTCTATGTCGAGGGAGACGGAACTTCAACCGTTCGAGCATTAATTGAGCAGTTGAATCAGGAACGAATGAAGATGACGTCCATTGGCGAGTATGAAGCGTTTCCCCAGGTGGATGCAGAAACGGAACGACTGCTGGAGGTATTGTATGTACAAGGGACAGCTCTGGATGAAGTTCCTGCTGCTGGTGAAGAAATCGAGCTATATGATCTCCGTAACTCAGCCGCCGGAAAAATCAGTGAATTCTACAAGGATTGTACCGAAAACATTCATCCCGTGAATGCGCGAATGATCATTCAGGCGGCCAAAACTCTCCAGATTGATGTAGCAGGGGTCGATGTTCGTTGTCGTGATATCCGCACGCCGATCTCCAGAGAAGAGGGGGGCATTCTGGAAGTGAACGCCTTGCCAGATCTGACACACCACGTCTTTCCCCATGGGGGGACAACTCGTGATGTGGTTCGGTTATATTTGGAGTACTTGTGTCAGGAACAAAGTGAACATAAGTCGTATAACTTATAACAACGTATAGATGACAATATATAAAGGATATCAGATGACGGTACCATCATCTGAACTTCGGACCTTACCTGTTTTTGAACCAAGACACCTTGCCATATATGAATAGTGCAGAACAAGAATCACAGGCAGCAGGTTCAGCCTGAATCGATCATAAGGAGCGTTAAAGGGCTATGTCAGTAGAAGTGCAGACGGAATATCTGAAGATGCAAAATGAGAAGGAATCCAATGCAAGATCGTACCCCAGACATTTCCCGCTTGTAATTAGCAAAGCCCATGGGGTGAAGGTTACGGATACGGAAGGCCGCGTATTCTACGATTGCCTGGCTGGTGCAGGAACATTGGCGCTGGGGCATAACCATGACACGGTGGTCAACGCCATTCGCGATGTCCTGGATCAACAGATTCCGCTACATACACTGGATTTGGCAACGCCGCTGAAGCTTTCATATATGCAAGAACTGTTCTCCATTCTTCCAGCAGAGATGCAGAACAAGGCCAAAATCCAGTTCTGTGGTCCAACCGGAGCGGATGCCGTAGAAGCAGCCATTAAGCTGGTTAAACATGCTACAGGTGGCAGGTCCATTCTTGCCTTTCAAGGCGGTTATCACGGTTCGACCCAAGCAACCATGTCGATGAGTGGCAACCTGAGCAAGAAACAACATCTGCAAAGCCTGCTGCCCGATGTACATTTCCTGCCGTTTCCTTATGAATACCGCTGCCCATTTGGTGTTGGTGAGGGCATGACGGCCCGGTTAAGTGCACAGTATATCGAGAACTTGCTCGATGATTGCGAGAGTGGTATTGCCGCACCGTGCGGAGTCATTGTGGAGACGGTGCAGGGCGAAGGAGGGGCGATTCCGGCAGACATTGAATGGCTGAAGGAGCTGCGCCGAATCACAGCAGAGCGAAGCATTCCACTCATTATCGACGAAGTGCAGACAGGCATCGGACGCACAGGCCGTATGTTTTCATTTGAACATGCCGGAATTATACCCGATGTAATCATCTGCTCCAAAGCAGTTGGCGGAAGTCTGCCCATGTCTGTCGTCATCTATAAGGAAGAGCTGGACCAATGGCAGCCTGGTGCACACACGGGAACGTTCCGTGGCAATCAGCTGGCCATGGCTGCGGGACTTGCCACACTTCGTTATATCCGGGAACAGAATGTTCTACAAAACGTACATCTGCGCAGTGAGCAGTTCATGAATCAACTGAATGCATTGAAAGAGCGACATGCTGAGATTGGTGATGTGCGTGGCAGAGGGTTGATGATTGGCGTTGAGGTGGTTAATCCGGCAGGACGCAAGGATCGTCTGGGACATTATCTGCCTAATGGTGCACTTGCTGAGTCTATTCAACGTGAATGTTTCAAGAATGGTTTAATTGTGGAACTGGGCGGGCGTCATTCAGCGGTTGTTCGTTTTCTGCCGCCACTGAATATTACGGAGCAAGAATCGGGCGCGATCCTGGCGATCTTTGAGAAATCGGTAGCTGAAGCGATTGCCTTAGCAACGGCTGCATGCTGAAGCTGTCCCTGATGAAGAGGCACGCCGTATTACTCGCGATTCTGCTTGGTGCTTTTTCGCTGGTACTGACCAACAGTGCATTCAACCTGCTGCTGCCTTATTTTGTGCAATATTATCAGATCTCTACGACAGCAGGCGGATGGATCATCGCCCTCTACATGCTGGCCATGACGTTAACGATGCCGCTGGCTTCCTTAATCGTAGACCGATTGGGCCGTAAGCAGACGTATATGTTGGGCATCAGTTTATACGGATTGTTCTCGGTGGCAGGTGCACTATTTTATCACTCTATTGAGGTATTGCTGCTTGTCCGTTTCATGCATGGGGTTGCCGCGGGACTGATGATTCCGTTATCGCTTGTTTTGTTGTTTGATGTCTACGGACCGGAGGTAAGGGGACGAATTACAGGAGCGTGGGGCTTGCTGCTTATGCTGGCTCCTGCGGCTGGGCCAACGCTGGGCGGCTTCATCATTCAGTATGGACGGCTTGAAATGCTGTTCTGGCTGAATGTGCCGCTGGCTGTATTCTCGTTCATCGGGTGCGGTCGAGTCATTCAGACTTATATTCCCGCCCGTAGGAAACGATGGCATCCAACCAGTGTCATACTGCTGATCTGCGCGGTAGGTGCCCTTAGTCTGGGCGTACAGTTGTATGCGAGTCCTGTGGTAGCGGTATGGGTACCTTGGCTGCTGATTTCGCTTGGTATGGTGTTACTTATTCGTTTTGTCCAGACCGAGAACGGTCGCAAGGAACCACTGATACGTTACCAGTTGCTGCGGCGTAATGCCGTCTTTCCACTGACCGTGCTGATCTCGACCATTCAGGATTGTGTCATGTTTGGTGTGATCTTTGCATTGCCATTATTGTTCCAGGATGTTTTCCACCTGTCGCCGGCCTTGTCCGGTGCGTTGTTCATACCCTTGTCGATCTGCACAAGTCTGTTCATGTGGATCGGAGGCAGTCTGCTGGATCGCGGTCGGTCCATCCATTTTATTGCATGGGGCACGTTGCTGGTGTCGATATCGATCTTGTCGTTTGCCTTTCTGCCCATGGGAGCATCGATCTGGATCATCGGTATGCTCATGGCGTGCCGTGGAATTGGCGTTGGCCTGTCAGGCATGAGTATCTCTGCGATTGGTCTGCAAGCATTACCGGACGAAGACATGCACGAAGGGTCGGTGTTATCGACCACGATTGAGCGGCTGGCTTCTTCGTTTGCGGTGATGGGTATGACCCTGTATTACGATATGCGCTGGCAATGGCTTGCCGGGGCAGGAACGTCTATGGAGATGGCAAAATGGGGAGCGCTCAAAGAGATCTGTATCGGCCTTGGCTGCGCCATACTGCTTACACTTCCCCTGGTCTTACTTATAACCCGAAAGAAGGTTGGCATCATTGTTCGAGATGGAAAACAAGCTCCGGTCTGAGGCTGAGCAGCAGGCCCATGAACATTCGTGCAAGCTTCTGCTGAACTGTTACATCCGTGAGCTTGCGTTAGAGAAGGCAGACGATATTCGAATCAATCCGAATACGCTGACGTACGCCGTTGCTTTTCAAGCCAGCGGGGTGAAGGTGACAGGACAACTATCCTATTACTCTGCGATGGGGGAGCATGAATACCTCAGCATGGAATCTGGCGGGGAAACGGTGCATTATCGCAATCTGGTTCGCTGGATCACATCTGAGCTAATTGGAGATGGGGAACAGGGAGCGAATTCGGGTCAACATGGAATGTTGAAGAGTGCGGTGGAAATGAAGAGCTCGGTTAAGGTGGATATTGCACAGCCATTGGGTGAGAGTACGAATCGTGTCGAGGTGGCGTATGCCAGAGATTTTGCACAAAAGGTAGATAACAGTGTGGGTAACCTTACGTTGTATATCGAACAAGCAGCCG
The window above is part of the Paenibacillus sp. 1781tsa1 genome. Proteins encoded here:
- a CDS encoding diaminobutyrate--2-oxoglutarate transaminase, whose amino-acid sequence is MSVEVQTEYLKMQNEKESNARSYPRHFPLVISKAHGVKVTDTEGRVFYDCLAGAGTLALGHNHDTVVNAIRDVLDQQIPLHTLDLATPLKLSYMQELFSILPAEMQNKAKIQFCGPTGADAVEAAIKLVKHATGGRSILAFQGGYHGSTQATMSMSGNLSKKQHLQSLLPDVHFLPFPYEYRCPFGVGEGMTARLSAQYIENLLDDCESGIAAPCGVIVETVQGEGGAIPADIEWLKELRRITAERSIPLIIDEVQTGIGRTGRMFSFEHAGIIPDVIICSKAVGGSLPMSVVIYKEELDQWQPGAHTGTFRGNQLAMAAGLATLRYIREQNVLQNVHLRSEQFMNQLNALKERHAEIGDVRGRGLMIGVEVVNPAGRKDRLGHYLPNGALAESIQRECFKNGLIVELGGRHSAVVRFLPPLNITEQESGAILAIFEKSVAEAIALATAAC
- a CDS encoding MFS transporter, which produces MLKLSLMKRHAVLLAILLGAFSLVLTNSAFNLLLPYFVQYYQISTTAGGWIIALYMLAMTLTMPLASLIVDRLGRKQTYMLGISLYGLFSVAGALFYHSIEVLLLVRFMHGVAAGLMIPLSLVLLFDVYGPEVRGRITGAWGLLLMLAPAAGPTLGGFIIQYGRLEMLFWLNVPLAVFSFIGCGRVIQTYIPARRKRWHPTSVILLICAVGALSLGVQLYASPVVAVWVPWLLISLGMVLLIRFVQTENGRKEPLIRYQLLRRNAVFPLTVLISTIQDCVMFGVIFALPLLFQDVFHLSPALSGALFIPLSICTSLFMWIGGSLLDRGRSIHFIAWGTLLVSISILSFAFLPMGASIWIIGMLMACRGIGVGLSGMSISAIGLQALPDEDMHEGSVLSTTIERLASSFAVMGMTLYYDMRWQWLAGAGTSMEMAKWGALKEICIGLGCAILLTLPLVLLITRKKVGIIVRDGKQAPV